Genomic window (Helianthus annuus cultivar XRQ/B chromosome 3, HanXRQr2.0-SUNRISE, whole genome shotgun sequence):
cgcagtcactggtattgataggtccatggcgataattaacatgcatcgttttcctcagTGTACGTGCTGATtacgcgtaaactatttcgaactctatatgctattatcaaacttgtatgctcacctttacattatatgtattgaccttattttaacgtatatgacaggtgtttaagacgtttgcttgctaggaaagcgaggctagaataaagctctagaggcccccaacaaatagttgtctgtcaggaaaaagcaactagagcatagttgtctgtagatcttgtcaggctgggtctttaggagcatttgaacaatatttagttttgttatgtttaaatctgagttgtcggaacagaatttcttgtttggatattgtctgtaataatgtatttgtttatttgggatacggtaggggacgtatctttaactggattatataaatagttgttatggacacttctgaacaatctgtttcgctcagtgccacgccccgatgattccgccatcggttggggtgtgacacttgaggtcatgttaagttttTAAACACTTGCGGCAATCTTTGGGTTGACTTGAGAGACGATTCCTCCCGGAACAAAAGGATCAAAACCCTCTACACCCCACGATGGGAACATTCACATGTCAgtttatacgttaatcttgataactaagTTTGTCATATGGATTCGTTTAAATCTGttatacttatgctatgtattaaacttgtatactcaccaatacttttgtattgaaccaTGTATTTTAAACATATTTGCAGGATGATGATGATATTAAAATGGGCTTAGCGATGATGCTTTAGATACCCACATTAAATTTAGATTATGTTTGTTGtatcattttgaaacgatgttGTACTTGGGTTATTGTCTTGTTgtatttgaaacaatgttgttatttgaatttccttgtattataacttgaaaatgttgttatgaaatgaaatgaaataagttttatttaaatattgtcgcaaatagtgttatgaagtctcgaacAATCTCATTTTTGTTTCActtcgatgtttccgccatcggttggggtgtgaaaaGTACCATATCCGAATAATTTTGTCATATACTTACGACAATTTATTTCATTCATTTGGTGATTCAGGAATTTtgttgtcatttgttcctttttatGTAGCGGACAAAATTCCTTTCTGTTAGTTCTTTTACTTTTTTCCATTCCGTGGCATAAGTCATGATCTTGGGCTTGGAAGATCAGGTCTCACCATCTTAATGCCTTATTTTGAAGCATACATTACTTCATCTTTCTCAGTGTAATAGCGTATATACTAATGGTTAGGACAACTTTAGTCTTTTTTCAGCCCATGTATTGTCGTAACAACTCCTTTATTCTTGGTAATCTTAGTAAGAAGAAAGTCTTTGTGAGTGCATCTAGTCGTGGTTACTCCCATCTTCCCAAGAGTTCTTTATGAAAGTAGAATTTATACTGAATTAGCGCAAGTCCTAGTTATGCGTTTTGTGCCTAGCACAATTTTAGTTACAGGTTTCCTAATGCGTCAATAATCTAAGGTAACGCATGGGAAATCCTTATAGTTTCGATGGCGTCCCAACTTAACGGGTTCCCGTCATTCATCTTGTTGCACGAGTTACGAGACGGATGATCAAATGGAATAGTGTTCGATATCGGAATTATATATGTGTATGAGAGGTTCATGATAAAGAAATCGAAATTTATCATTGACACGCATGCTCATGATTCATCCTAAACTGACAATCATTATGGCCTTAGGATTTTCTTATACATATCTATACAATCATATGTTTCATATACAGTAATATACATATCAttcataaggtcaatgtatttaacagattcatatttccaaaaacaggtCAGACATCAGGTCATGGTACTGTTTAGGGAATTCTTGTAACCTTTTAACATAacatataccccatcttacccggtctCGCCGGAGAGGCTACCCCATCTTACCTGGATAAGCTGGAGAGTCTACcacaccatacccagtcttgccggagaggtaattatcattgtatttcccataaatagaaaTTTTCTCAAATCATGATTTTAAATGTGCATCTTTTATTAAGgttttcatcaaggaacaaggAATTTAGTATTCACATGAGGGATGATATTCCAGAATCGAGTACTACCAATAAACAAGGAATAACTGTGATCatattactattggctaactctttgtccaacaACAACGCTGGACTAGttgtgtatacaaaaccccacataccggcagtaatttcAAATTAAAAAGACTCAATCATTGTAAATACAActtggaaaacatttagggttttgcaaaTCATTTGAGTAAAATAGAATGAATCGCCTTGTAAATCTATAGTTTTTTGATTTAACAGGCCTCCTGATTCTAAGCCTCTGGTACTAAGTCTCTTGATTAACAGTAAGTTCATATTTCCGagccttctgataattaagcatcTACTTTATCAATGAATTTAAGCCTTCTAGTTCTAACCCCTAATTTCACAGAATGTAATCCGTATTAATGTATAAACTCAACTCAAACTTttacgataatcacgagatcaaaacctcaACCTAGTTAACAAAGTATAGCCTTGTCCAGACaacactttggcatccgttaaTTGGTTTCGGATTACTTGGACAGGGTATCGTACCCGTGATCAGGGTTTAGTACACTTATTACGGAGCAGAGTTTCGAGGTTTAAGGGTTCTTGCATTAGAACGACATAACGAGAGAGAAAGAAGTATCGATTTTTGATCGAAACCGGTGCACTAAAACTGTCCCAGACCTGGCCTTATATAGTGACACGTGTCCTCGGCCGCCTTTTTTCATCCAATCGCGCATTTTTCTCGATTTTTGTGTAAGTTCTTATCTCGTATGCTCGGATATTGATCCTAAATGGTTCGGTTTTTAATTGTGAgtttagtaagggtatttttgtgcGGGTTGGTTCATCAACCGCCAAGTTTTCTTAACCATTAAGTTTGCTGATTTATTATTACAAGTTTTGTCGCGCGCACTTGGGTTTTTGATTACGGGTTTATCCGGGATATTTTTttagggttgttacatcctccccaccttgttttaaatctcgtcctcagGATATTTTttagggttgttacatcctccccaacttgttttaaatctcgtcctcgagattcgcTGAAACAAGCATGAGAtatttttgagggttgttacatcatCCCCACATTGCTTCAACAGTTTCAATGATGAGAAGAAAAGTTACCTTGGATCGAAATCGTCAATGGTCGGTGGTGAGCAAAGAGAGAAAGTCTGATTCTTTATCAAGACAAACTGAAAACAATCAGGTGGCAAGGAAAATAGAGAAAAGAGTAGACCCGTGACAAGGCAAAACAAACATATGGCATATGCAtgtaaaaaaaaacctaactaaGCATATAGTACAAGGATGTAATGCATAAGAAACTTGATAAGCATAAAGTAGAACTATATAATCCGTCAAAAAGTTAATAATTAATATCTATCTAATAATTTTCCAACATATTTCATTAAACAAGCTTTAGTTTAGTTTGAATTCGTCAAGCTCGCTTAAGATCGACATGACTCAACCTTTTAACAACCCAACCAAAGACAAGGGTGCTTAATAACCCGTTCAAACCGATTACCAAACCAAAACCCTTTAAAACCGAACCAAATTATAATTCAATTGAAATCAGGTTTAATCAGTTGATTCGGctaaaaaccaaaaatcaaaCCGAATTCTAGTTCGGTTTCAACCTAACTgaattcggttcggttcggtttggtttttagTTAAACAACACCCACAAACACTCAATTGGTGATTTTACATAATTATCATAGTACTACTCCCTTACCCAAACGActtttcttcttctcaacaaGAAACAAAATCCTCGAAACCTTCACTCACACTTTCTTCACCACAATAATAATATTCTCCAAACCACAACCGCCATGGATGACGACAGCGATCGGAGCTCCGAAGCAACTCAATTCGAAATCCTAACACGGAAACCGTACggcgacaacaacaacaacgacgaCGACGGAGAACATTCATCCGGCACCGTAAACGAAGAATTCGACGACGACGACGATGCGACTGATGATCAGCGAGAGGAGGTTAGTGATTTCGAGACTTCGCGTATGGAAATCGAGAGAAGTTGTGGTGAAGAAACCCTAGGTTCTGGTATGTTGTACGATCGGTTTGTTGTTATTTCGATTTTGTGTGTAGTTATGTGATTAGTTTGTTTGTGTGTGCTTATTAGGTTTGGCAGAAGTGCCGGTGCAGTATGAGGTGCGGCATGAAGAATTGCAGCAGTTGAAGGTAAATTACTACTTGAGTTTGAgcttgttttttattttattttaatttaatttatttatctgaattttaatattataataatagttatattAATTGATATGATAAAGAGTTTGCTCTGgttatatttaatatttatattCATGAAGTACAGTAATCATAAATTTAGACTACATTTTGTGTTCCTCTGTCAAAGCTTAACTCATTTTGATGTATATTTGTGAACTGGAGAAATGTTACCAATTTATATTGTGAATGTGCAGTCTGTATTTTGATTTTGGAGTATGTTGTCAAAATTTCTAAAGCTGTTTGGTATTTACAGcaagttaaacttgaaaattttaaaaatttaaccATTTTGTTACATGGTTGCATCTTCGGTTGTTATTTTGCTAATTGCTGATGTTTGTTCTTGCTGGTTTCcagtttttcattttttaataatCATATAATTGACGTGATAAAGACTTTCCTTTGATTTTATCCATCTTCGTAAGTAATCATAAGTTTGACCACATTTTTTTGCTCCTTTGTCAAACTAAAAGTCATTTTGATGTGTATTTGCGAACTGCAGAAATGTTACCAGGTTTTTTATTCCAAATGTATAATCTGCGTTTTGATTTTGGAATATTTGTCATAGAATGGTTGTCAAAATTTCCAAAGCTGTTTAGAATCTACCACAAGTTAAACTAGAAAATTAACCATTTTGTTACTGGTTACGGTTACATCTTTATCGAGATCAGAAGCAAATTGTGCAAAAGCTTCTAATTCTGCGAATTGTGTAAAAGCTTCTAATTCTGAGAATTGTGCCagcttcatttttttttattttgccttttataataattatataaattgaCATGATAAAGAGTTTGCTCCTGTTTAATCCATCTTTATAAAGTAATAATAAATTTTGGCCACGTTTTTTGCTCCTTTGTCTAACTTAACTCATTTTGTGAACTGCAGAAATGTTACCAATTGTTATATTAAATGTATAATCTATATTTTAACTTTTGATTTTAGTGTATGTGTTAAGAGTGGTTGTCAAAATATCCAAATCTGTTTAGAATCTACAGAagttaaacttgaaaattaaCCTGATAAAATTTGAACCATTTTGTTACATAGTTACATCTTCACTTGTTATTTTGCTAATGTTGTTGCTGGTTTCagtattttatttttgttatttataatttataataatCATATAAATTGACATGATGAAGGCTTTGTCAAACTTTTTTACTCCTTTGTCAAACTTAAACTCATTTTGATGTGTATTTGTGAACTGCAGATTTGCAGAAATGTTACCAATTTTTATTCTGAATGTATAATctacattttgattttggattatATGTTATAGAGTGGTTGCCAGAATTTCCAATGTTGTTTAGaactatgttgtcaaaagcgaaaaaagcgcgcgcctaggcctcgtggtaaaacatgtcataaagctACAATAGAGTAGTAAAGACTTTACCTTATAAACAACCACTCACTTTGTCCCCACACCGATGTGGGACAAAGTATTTACCACCTTTTGAGACTTTTATTCACACACCCAAAACTTACAACATATAAgtcctaaacttttgctactaactattagctccatgatcttaaatggcatgtataatagtttttttaattatatatgtggaatcttatttattttcaaagcataacatattttttatattttttttctctatgtgcgcttttcttaaaaaagcccacgctttttttgcgccttgcgcctaggctccgggcgaggccgatgcgcctcgcctgcgccttgcgtctttgacaacataggttTAGAATTTGCCACAATTTAAACTTGAAATTAACCTAATAATATTTTAACCATTTTGTTACACGGTTACATCGTCACTTGTTATTTTGCTAATGTTCTTGCTAGTTttcattttttctttcaaaaatgaTCATATAATGATATGATAAAGACTTTGCTTTGAtttcatccattcataaagtaATTATAAATTTTGACAAAGTATTTTTGTTCCTTTGTCAAACATTACTCATTTTGATGTGTATTTGTTTACTGCAGAAATATTACCAGTTTTTATCCTGAATGtataatctacataagtttaAACCTGAAAATTAACCTAATCAAAAGTTTTAACTCTTTTTTAGTGAGAAGGGATTACTACTCTGCATCTAGGTTAAATTTATCGAACCCGAATCCTGAAGGAGAATGAGAATCCGATGATGTCAAGAACTTTTCTTTTGGGTTTGTTTGAAATTGTTTGGTAGTTGGTACTATGTATTTAACATATGATCAAGTAATCGACAACTCAACAACTCCTTGATGGATACTTATAGCTTGCTTTATCACTGACCTGATGTTGATTATTTCTCATGGTTGTCTGCTCAGTGGAATAACTGTTAACGCTTACTGACGTTTTCTTTATATTGCTTTGGGATTGCTCACCTAACTTTTTACTTTGGTGTGCAAGTTAAAAGAACATGATTTGTATTTTGTAGATAGGCAGAAGTGAACTTTATGTTCTTAGGTTGTTATCTTATATAGTTATATGAAGATTGCAAGATTTAGGTGTATAACAAGAATTTATTGCACACCAGTTGGACCGGTTTAACTGTATGGATGCTTTCTGTagagttttatttataatttatgtATAAGTGTGATGTGTAGTTTACAAGGAAATACTTTGGTCCAAAAAACGTACTACTGAACTAGGTTGTAAGTTTGTACTTTGTAAATTGCAACATGTTTTTCTTGTAATCTTATTTTATAGTTTCTTGATGTTTTTGCTATTTCTGTTTTCCTCTTAAAAAAACGTATCTTGtgattttttttattcatttatgcaATAACAAGATGTCAAGAACTGAACTAATTAAAATGTGTACTTAGTAAAAAACCAATTAATTAACTTCAATAAAAATTAATTACATTAAAGGAAATATTTACCTTTGTTTACCAAATTATTTTAATTCAAATTTATATGAAAGCATATGGAACTGTACATGTGAATGaccaattaatttttttaaattataatttaattaattaatgttTTCATACGTTTTAGTTATTTATCGTTTTGCAATTTAGAATCAACTGCAGGGGAGTCACCAAGAAGCGTTAGCAGTCGTTATAGCTCAGGCTGCACAAGCTCATTCAGGGAATAATCAATCTTTAACCTCCGATTTCCCAACACCAATTTCAACTATCGCAAGATTAAATTCAAAAGTAGACACACCATCAACAGAATCAAACCAGAGGATTAATTCCGATTCCAAAACCGTATCTACTTCTCGAACTGTCAAGACACCTATTGACGGGTACAACTGGAGAAAATACGGTCAGAAACAAGTGAAAAGTCCTCCAGGCTCTAGAAGCTATTTCAAGTGCACATACAACGAATGTGATGCTAAAAAGATTGAGTCATGTGATCAACACAATTCAGTCACAAAAATAGTTTATAAAGGTCAACACAAACACGAGCCACCTAAGAAAGTATATAGCAGGAGGGGTAAGGTTGTATCGGGTTCTTCTCGAGGGAAAGAACGTAAATCGATCTCTGAACCGCCATCCAAACAATATATATCAAGTGGCTCTATTAGTAACGGTCTGATTTTAGTTGAAGAGATGGATGCACCACCGCCAAAACCGAGGCAAGTCAAACTTTCTGTTAttatttttggtcaagtttctgTTTTAGGTACCCAGTGTTTTTATGCCTGAAAAAACCATCGAAGTTACTAGGTAGTCTTCAAGTTAAAGGCTTCAGGCACAACATGATGAAAAAAAGTCAACAGTTTATTCGTCATATTTTTTTGACAGAGGTCaactagggatggcaatgggccgggtattggtaatcccatacccatacccggttgtAAAATCGTGGCCCAATACCCTGcaggtaattacccgtcgggtatcgggcatGCCCGTTAATTAGTAAAAGATACCGATTGTGATTTCCTGATCATTTTTTACTGTTATAactattttgtaatttttatttatacaactattataaattataaattaatatataaattacgtgcatataagttttatcatatATTAATAATAACATTATAATTTTTATacagttttatttatttacttcacaacacacaaaatataaataatattattaaatacATATACCAAAAGATTTTTTTCTtcacataatcatcatcatcatcatactcagtaaatcccaccaatagcaaagctaaggtagggtctgaggagggtaagatgtagacaaccttacctctaccccgtaggaatagagaggctgcttccagtgagacccctggctcgattgtagttttgcatcaagccttagaaataaggcacataacactcaacaattgagACAAAtgtcgattagtgcatgtacccccttgtctttcggctatcaacgccaccacatgatgcatgattaaccatgcgcctcttttaacgttattttcacgaaattagtaaaataacgttagaattggtgcactttcacttttgccccccgagcgcccacacatatatacattatacgTGCATACCGCCAGCGGGGCCGATTTTCTTCACATAATGAACCTACTAAAATAAGACACTAATAGATAAGGGTAaagggaaaataaaaatataaataaaaaaatttgggtaaacgggtatgtggtttTGGGTAATCGGACCGGGTATCACCCAATCCCATACCCGTCCTATACCCGCGAAAATTTTtaaactaatcccatacccggcTCATAACCGTCGGGCTTCGAGTTCACCTGTCGGGGCTCGGATTTTTTTTTGCCATCCCTAAGGTCAACCTGTAAGCAGAGGTGGCACCTTTTATCCGTTAAACTACAACTGAGTCAAATGGGTTAAGCTAGaagatttaactaaaaaatcaAGTCAAAAGGGTTGGAAGCTATCCAAAATGTTATCAAATGCACATAACCTCttaaaaccccgtttttggaaatGTTCAACTATTTTGTTGTAATATTAAGCACTTAAACAATGAAAAAAAAGTGTTTGCTGCTGGCCCGTTTTAACTCGCTTAAAAGTTACCCGTTTTGACTTATTACTTGAATCTGCTTGACTGGCCCATTTTACCTCTCCTACCTATAAGGGTTACCTTTAGTTAGTTTGAAAATTGTTTATAGGAAAGCAAACATTTTGAAACGTTGATGGTTTTTCCTGGCACAAAAAAGGTGGTTATCTGAATTAGATATTTGGTCATTGCTGACTGTCTTTTATGCAATTAGCCATTTATGTTTCTAGTATGTTATGTGAAATCAGAATCGATATGATATGCTCTTACTTCATATGCATAGCAGAGTGAAGAAGAGCAGCTCAGTAAGTCCCGGTTCTGTTCTGAAACCTCCAAAAAAGCCGAAGTTTGTTATACATGCAGCTAGTGATGTTGGAATATCAGCTGATGGATATAGATGGAGGAAATATGGACAAAAGATGGTGAAGGGAAATCCTCATCCCAGGTGTGTACTTCATTAAAACATAAGGTTTATAATCGTAATATTTCTATTTAAAATATGAAACTTTAGGCAAAGGTGTACCCAACCCTACTCGTTTTAACCCGTCAAAAAGTTCCCCGTTTTAATCCGACCCTTTCGTTTTACCACTTCAAGTTTACTACTCACAAATAAGATCAATTGTTTTTGGCTCATCAAAAAGAAGGATGCCCTTAAAAAGCGAAGAGGAAAATCATCTTAACAGTTGATAGACGGGGTTAGTACTCAGAAAATGCGCCTTTTATCTAGATGTGGTAATTTTATCCCTTTGTTTTGGCAGCTATATTTCTATCCCACTAATTGGGACAAGAGAAAAATGGAAACTTAAGAAAATTAAAGAGTTCCGAAAGAAATTTGACTATGGCTCTGTTTCTTTTTCCCCTTTTCATTTTTCCATGAGAAAGGTTGAAAGAAATCTAATTTTGACTTGGTGGGAAAAAAACAAAACTACTCTATAGTCTATATATTCATTAGGTAAAGTTAATTAATCTATCGAGATCTTATAAACGTAAGGGGTAATTTCATATATCCTCCTTAATACTTGgtgtaaaatataattatacAAGTATACAACAAAAAATCATAATATCGAATATACCCATTTTTAAATTTATGACATGTATACCCTTCCTATAAAACTTGCATTGGGAAATGAGAGTTTGTAGTGTAAGGAAAGGGAGTGGGGTATAATGGTCAATGGTCATATTATAAATTGTATTTAATAAAATGCTTAAACatgaattttaaaattttgaatggGTGTATTTGTTATTAATATTTTTGATTGCGTAAATATGATATTATGCAAGCTCTTAGGTGTGTGTATATAAAATTGACCCAACATAAGGGATAGTTATTGACATTTTGACATACCTTGTCTTTGTTCCTTTTTTTTCTTATTCATACTTGTTTAGTTTTCTTAGTATTCCCAACCCTTAGCTTTTTATGTTCATATAGTATCTAATTATCTAAATACAGTTTAATCATTATATATTTGAATCTTTGATGGTTTATTTGATATATGTTAGAATACTTAATTGATGCTTCTTTGTTGAAGTattttggtttttattttgtGTAGGTAGAGtacatgtgtgtgtatgtgtcTATTCTCCACCAATACACATACACATGTCAAATCCATATATCAATATTATGTAGATACGTAGGTTTAGTACATGTATATCGGTATATATACAATGCACCCATATCTCAATGTTTTGATAAATGTCAAACACATATACCTACCCTTAGTACCTAGACTTAGGTTAGCTAGGTTCACGTTACTAAAATGCAATTTGGTTATGCTTTATCTCTAACTGGTCAAAGGGTAAATTCATAGTTATCAAAGtcgctaggcgcactcaaggcgcatatgCCTCGCCTAGGAcctaggcgcaaaaaaagcgcggGCCCGAGGAAAAAAAGCGCACTTAAatgaatatgtatatatatattgttacatAATTATATTAGTTTTATAGATACTATTAATCtccaaatatatttttaaaactgaTATAATTAGGTATTAAAATCATCTAACTAGCATCTAACAA
Coding sequences:
- the LOC110928824 gene encoding probable WRKY transcription factor 32 isoform X1, yielding MDDDSDRSSEATQFEILTRKPYGDNNNNDDDGEHSSGTVNEEFDDDDDATDDQREEVSDFETSRMEIERSCGEETLGSGLAEVPVQYEVRHEELQQLKNQLQGSHQEALAVVIAQAAQAHSGNNQSLTSDFPTPISTIARLNSKVDTPSTESNQRINSDSKTVSTSRTVKTPIDGYNWRKYGQKQVKSPPGSRSYFKCTYNECDAKKIESCDQHNSVTKIVYKGQHKHEPPKKVYSRRGKVVSGSSRGKERKSISEPPSKQYISSGSISNGLILVEEMDAPPPKPSRVKKSSSVSPGSVLKPPKKPKFVIHAASDVGISADGYRWRKYGQKMVKGNPHPRNYYKCTSAGCPVRKHIEMAVDGSSEVILTYKGIHDHDIPAPTKVQAPPTVLLLNAVSSPSKNNNSQSSKGETDPSNSVPDN
- the LOC110928824 gene encoding probable WRKY transcription factor 32 isoform X2, yielding MDDDSDRSSEATQFEILTRKPYGDNNNNDDDGEHSSGTVNEEFDDDDDATDDQREEVSDFETSRMEIERSCGEETLGSGLAEVPVQYEVRHEELQQLKNQLQGSHQEALAVVIAQAAQAHSGNNQSLTSDFPTPISTIARLNSKVDTPSTESNQRINSDSKTVSTSRTVKTPIDGYNWRKYGQKQVKSPPGSRSYFKCTYNECDAKKIESCDQHNSVTKIVYKGQHKHEPPKKVYSRRGKVVSGSSRGKERKSISEPPSKQYISSGSISNGLILVEEMDAPPPKPRVKKSSSVSPGSVLKPPKKPKFVIHAASDVGISADGYRWRKYGQKMVKGNPHPRNYYKCTSAGCPVRKHIEMAVDGSSEVILTYKGIHDHDIPAPTKVQAPPTVLLLNAVSSPSKNNNSQSSKGETDPSNSVPDN